One Bombus pyrosoma isolate SC7728 linkage group LG11, ASM1482585v1, whole genome shotgun sequence DNA segment encodes these proteins:
- the LOC122572723 gene encoding run domain Beclin-1-interacting and cysteine-rich domain-containing protein isoform X1, with protein sequence MCGDAHIKEQWQLLQNLRSTVEGLLVDGVLNVWDVYGGLNRLHNVMERIFKHGCRIFNRNGEPDCWIFIQGLNWLQPSVALSPVVPETEDYLSNLPTRIVSHKDMLWLYKSLESHSLSHKLPWLLSDKEHLLSCFEPWAFLCQENLAEATLLCLRAVERNQPTLLTEIDPSLFLPCWISPKTSPKRHRRSSSYPINFSTINFSVARDKAIHIEKCQLESLKIASDNKIMQHDDVKSNEKYEDKSLDSKEINDIPLKSWSSLSALTKNCTSIEKSASASSLCVAKSSSHKSNDPKTSSVELSKIININYAELKHSTSNVDNKQLVKPRTPVRKVQNKTKAKQNQSMKKSSEDSDVFNSEDTSINAVEEYRIPSFIPNEANPNAYNTNSTEIRISQTPRRKTSLLSGSAPEFTSPWNLQIEGQKDIRTAKKSFMEDGGSSVQPMAIGYFPRPTEGQSLTNFLASAQFSRANAELDRENAHFSVSEAMIAAIEQVKCNRQWRLMEEATEESDEEINSLKQRIRLRRRQRQEERYKGRTWNRELLSDGKTDTTTTDQSVSPLSTSSDTPSENISTDDIEDLEVDDERNAVKLKNAGISISMASLYSDADLYQSSPAHGTESTLTESSMSAEGVALSLLSKFSEKQLPRASELQWLVSEKDVPQRLLPLPKSWPINPDDAENSQSIPLRGTTEWAPPRPQIIFTSHPPPVRRTLIAKQNYRCAGCGMKVAIKYANKFRYCEYLGRYFCTGCHTNQVALIPGKILTKWDFNRYSVSNFSYRLLDQMTSDPLFQINDLNPSLYRRIKQLARTRLLRFQLFFFKDFLFTCRFATSVQDVLKKEPNYIISEPHVYSIQDLMHVKYGILPMRLQELVEMCNMHIMGCELCQARGFVCELCRSKDVIFPWEFTKVSRCEMCGACFHNECKQNFNKVDCPRCIRLHDRRISREQF encoded by the exons ATGTGCGGAGACGCCCACATCAAAGAGCAATGGCAACTTTTGCAAAACCTTCGATCTACGGTAGAAGGTTTATTAGTCGATGGTGTTTTAAACGTATGGGATGTTTATGGTGGTTTAAATCGTCTTCACAATGTAATGGAAAGGATATTCAAACATGGCTGTCgaatatttaatcgaaat gGAGAACCGGATTGTTGGATCTTTATTCAAGGATTAAATTGGCTGCAGCCTTCTGTAGCATTGTCACCTGTTGTTCCTGAAACAGAAGattatctttcaaatttaccAACTCGAATTGTCTCACACAAAGATATGTTATGGCTGTACAAGAG TTTGGAAAGTCATTCTTTGTCACATAAGCTTCCATGGCTTTTGTCTGATAAGGAACATTTACTTTCTTGTTTTGAACCATGGGCATTTTTGTGTCAAGAAAACTTAGCTGAAGCCACACTCTTATGTTTAAGAGCAGTTGAAAGAAACCAACCTACATTGCTTACAGAAATTGATCCATCCTTG TTTTTACCTTGTTGGATTTCTCCTAAAACAAGTCCAAAGAGGCATCGTCGATCTTCTTCATAtccaattaatttctcaacaataaattttagtgTTGCAAGAGATAAAGCAATACATATTGAGAAATGTCAATtagaatcattaaaaatagCTTCAGACAACAAAATTATGCAACATGATGATGTTAAatctaatgaaaaatatgaagataaATCATTAGattctaaagaaattaatgatataCCTTTGAAAAGTTGGAGTAGTCTTTCAGCATTGACTAAAAATTGTACATCTATAGAAAAAAGTGCTTCTGCATCTTCATTATGTGTTGCAAAGAGTAGTTCACATAAAAGTAATGATCCTAAAACATCTTCTGttgaattatcaaaaataattaatataaattatgccGAATTAAAACATTCAACATCAAATGTGGATAATAAACAACTTGTAAAGCCAAGGACTCCTGTAAGGAAAGTACAAAACAAAACTAAAGCGAAACAGAATCAAAGTATGAAGAAATCTAGCGAAGATTCTGATGTGTTCAATTCTGAGGATACATCAATAAATGCAGTAGAAGAATACCGGATTCCTTCTTTTATACCAAATGAAGCAAATCCAAATGCATATAACACAAATTCTacagaaattagaatttctcAAACGCCAAGAAGAAAAACTTCTCTTTTATCAGGTTCAGCGCCTGAATTCACTAGTCCATGGAATTTACAAATTGAGGGGCAAAAAGATATAAGAACAGCAAAGAAGAGTTTCATGGAAGATGGAGGAAGCAGTGTTCAACCTATGGCAATAGGATATTTTCCGCGTCCAACGGAAGGTCAaagtttgacaaattttttagcTTCTGCACAATTTTCTAGAGCAAATGCTGAATTGGACAGAGAAAACGCACATTTCAGTGTTTCTGAAGCAATGATAGCTGCCATAGAACAAGTAAAATGTAACAGGCAATGGCGTCTTATGGAAGAAGCAACTGAAGAAAgcgatgaagaaataaatagcTTAAAACAGAGGATACGATTAAGACGGCGTCAGCGACAAGAAGAGCGGTACAAAGGAAGGACGTGGAATCGCGAACTACTGAGTGATGGAAAAACTGATACTACAACCACTGATCAAAGTGTTAGTCCATTATCAACTTCGTCTGATACTCCCTCAGAAAATATATCTACAGATGACATAGAAGATTTAGAAGTGGATGACGAGCGAAATGCAGTAAAACTTAAAAATGCTGGAATTTCCATATCCATGGCATCTTTATATTCAGATGCAGATTTGTATCAATCATCCCCTGCACATGGAACAGAATCAACTTTAACTGAGAGTAGTATGTCTGCAGAAGGGGTAGCTTTATCACTTCTTAGTAAATTTAGTGAGAAACAATTACCGAGAGCGAGTGAATTACAATGGCTGGTCTCTGAAAAGGATGTACCACAAAGATTGTTACCATTACCAAAAAGTTGGCCAATAAATCCAGATGATGCAGAAAATTCACAGTCAATTCCTCTGCGTGGAACAACAGAATGGGCTCCACCAAGAcctcaaattatttttacatcacATCCTCCACCAGt gCGACGGACTCTTATAGCCAAACAGAATTACAGGTGTGCTGGATGTGGAATGAAGGttgcaataaaatatgcaaataaatttcgttactGTGAGTATTTAGGTAGATACTTCTGTACTGGATGCCATACTAATCAGGTAGCATTAATACCAGGAAAAATTTTAACTAAGTGGGATTTTAACAG ATATTCTGTATCAAACTTTTCATATAGACTGTTGGATCAAATGACATCAGATccattatttcaaataaatgacTTAAATCCATCATTATATAgacgaataaaacaattagCCAGAACAAGATTATTAcgtttccaattatttttcttcaaagattttctatttacatGTCGATTTGCGACAAG TGTTCAAGATGTACTGAAGAAGGAaccaaattatataataagtGAACCGCATGTATATTCCATTCAAGATCTGATGCATGTTAAATATGGTATTTTGCCAATGAGATTGCAAGAATTAGTTGAAATGTGTAATATGCATATTATGGGCTGTGAG cTATGCCAAGCTAGGGGATTTGTATGTGAGCTATGTCGTTCCAAAGATGTCATATTTCCATGGGAATTCACAAAAGTTAGTAGATGTGAAATGTGTGGTGCATGTTTTCATAATGAATGCAagcagaattttaataaagtagaTTGTCCACGCTGCATTCGTTTACATGATAGACGAATATCTAGAGAACAATTTTGA
- the LOC122572723 gene encoding run domain Beclin-1-interacting and cysteine-rich domain-containing protein isoform X2, producing MCGDAHIKEQWQLLQNLRSTVEGLLVDGVLNVWDVYGGLNRLHNVMERIFKHGCRIFNRNGEPDCWIFIQGLNWLQPSVALSPVVPETEDYLSNLPTRIVSHKDMLWLYKSLESHSLSHKLPWLLSDKEHLLSCFEPWAFLCQENLAEATLLCLRAVERNQPTLLTEIDPSLFLPCWISPKTSPKRHRRSSSYPINFSTINFSVARDKAIHIEKCQLESLKIASDNKIMQHDDVKSNEKYEDKSLDSKEINDIPLKSWSSLSALTKNCTSIEKSASASSLCVAKSSSHKSNDPKTSSVELSKIININYAELKHSTSNVDNKQLVKPRTPVRKVQNKTKAKQNQSMKKSSEDSDVFNSEDTSINAVEEYRIPSFIPNEANPNAYNTNSTEIRISQTPRRKTSLLSGSAPEFTSPWNLQIEGQKDIRTAKKSFMEDGGSSVQPMAIGYFPRPTEGQSLTNFLASAQFSRANAELDRENAHFSVSEAMIAAIEQVKCNRQWRLMEEATEESDEEINSLKQRIRLRRRQRQEERYKGRTWNRELLSDGKTDTTTTDQSVSPLSTSSDTPSENISTDDIEDLEVDDERNAVKLKNAGISISMASLYSDADLYQSSPAHGTESTLTESSMSAEGVALSLLSKFSEKQLPRASELQWLVSEKDVPQRLLPLPKSWPINPDDAENSQSIPLRGTTEWAPPRPQIIFTSHPPPVRRTLIAKQNYRCAGCGMKVAIKYANKFRYCEYLGRYFCTGCHTNQVALIPGKILTKWDFNRYSVSNFSYRLLDQMTSDPLFQINDLNPSLYRRIKQLARTRLLRFQLFFFKDFLFTCRFATSVQDVLKKEPNYIISEPHVYSIQDLMHVKYGILPMRLQELVEMCNMHIMGCEI from the exons ATGTGCGGAGACGCCCACATCAAAGAGCAATGGCAACTTTTGCAAAACCTTCGATCTACGGTAGAAGGTTTATTAGTCGATGGTGTTTTAAACGTATGGGATGTTTATGGTGGTTTAAATCGTCTTCACAATGTAATGGAAAGGATATTCAAACATGGCTGTCgaatatttaatcgaaat gGAGAACCGGATTGTTGGATCTTTATTCAAGGATTAAATTGGCTGCAGCCTTCTGTAGCATTGTCACCTGTTGTTCCTGAAACAGAAGattatctttcaaatttaccAACTCGAATTGTCTCACACAAAGATATGTTATGGCTGTACAAGAG TTTGGAAAGTCATTCTTTGTCACATAAGCTTCCATGGCTTTTGTCTGATAAGGAACATTTACTTTCTTGTTTTGAACCATGGGCATTTTTGTGTCAAGAAAACTTAGCTGAAGCCACACTCTTATGTTTAAGAGCAGTTGAAAGAAACCAACCTACATTGCTTACAGAAATTGATCCATCCTTG TTTTTACCTTGTTGGATTTCTCCTAAAACAAGTCCAAAGAGGCATCGTCGATCTTCTTCATAtccaattaatttctcaacaataaattttagtgTTGCAAGAGATAAAGCAATACATATTGAGAAATGTCAATtagaatcattaaaaatagCTTCAGACAACAAAATTATGCAACATGATGATGTTAAatctaatgaaaaatatgaagataaATCATTAGattctaaagaaattaatgatataCCTTTGAAAAGTTGGAGTAGTCTTTCAGCATTGACTAAAAATTGTACATCTATAGAAAAAAGTGCTTCTGCATCTTCATTATGTGTTGCAAAGAGTAGTTCACATAAAAGTAATGATCCTAAAACATCTTCTGttgaattatcaaaaataattaatataaattatgccGAATTAAAACATTCAACATCAAATGTGGATAATAAACAACTTGTAAAGCCAAGGACTCCTGTAAGGAAAGTACAAAACAAAACTAAAGCGAAACAGAATCAAAGTATGAAGAAATCTAGCGAAGATTCTGATGTGTTCAATTCTGAGGATACATCAATAAATGCAGTAGAAGAATACCGGATTCCTTCTTTTATACCAAATGAAGCAAATCCAAATGCATATAACACAAATTCTacagaaattagaatttctcAAACGCCAAGAAGAAAAACTTCTCTTTTATCAGGTTCAGCGCCTGAATTCACTAGTCCATGGAATTTACAAATTGAGGGGCAAAAAGATATAAGAACAGCAAAGAAGAGTTTCATGGAAGATGGAGGAAGCAGTGTTCAACCTATGGCAATAGGATATTTTCCGCGTCCAACGGAAGGTCAaagtttgacaaattttttagcTTCTGCACAATTTTCTAGAGCAAATGCTGAATTGGACAGAGAAAACGCACATTTCAGTGTTTCTGAAGCAATGATAGCTGCCATAGAACAAGTAAAATGTAACAGGCAATGGCGTCTTATGGAAGAAGCAACTGAAGAAAgcgatgaagaaataaatagcTTAAAACAGAGGATACGATTAAGACGGCGTCAGCGACAAGAAGAGCGGTACAAAGGAAGGACGTGGAATCGCGAACTACTGAGTGATGGAAAAACTGATACTACAACCACTGATCAAAGTGTTAGTCCATTATCAACTTCGTCTGATACTCCCTCAGAAAATATATCTACAGATGACATAGAAGATTTAGAAGTGGATGACGAGCGAAATGCAGTAAAACTTAAAAATGCTGGAATTTCCATATCCATGGCATCTTTATATTCAGATGCAGATTTGTATCAATCATCCCCTGCACATGGAACAGAATCAACTTTAACTGAGAGTAGTATGTCTGCAGAAGGGGTAGCTTTATCACTTCTTAGTAAATTTAGTGAGAAACAATTACCGAGAGCGAGTGAATTACAATGGCTGGTCTCTGAAAAGGATGTACCACAAAGATTGTTACCATTACCAAAAAGTTGGCCAATAAATCCAGATGATGCAGAAAATTCACAGTCAATTCCTCTGCGTGGAACAACAGAATGGGCTCCACCAAGAcctcaaattatttttacatcacATCCTCCACCAGt gCGACGGACTCTTATAGCCAAACAGAATTACAGGTGTGCTGGATGTGGAATGAAGGttgcaataaaatatgcaaataaatttcgttactGTGAGTATTTAGGTAGATACTTCTGTACTGGATGCCATACTAATCAGGTAGCATTAATACCAGGAAAAATTTTAACTAAGTGGGATTTTAACAG ATATTCTGTATCAAACTTTTCATATAGACTGTTGGATCAAATGACATCAGATccattatttcaaataaatgacTTAAATCCATCATTATATAgacgaataaaacaattagCCAGAACAAGATTATTAcgtttccaattatttttcttcaaagattttctatttacatGTCGATTTGCGACAAG TGTTCAAGATGTACTGAAGAAGGAaccaaattatataataagtGAACCGCATGTATATTCCATTCAAGATCTGATGCATGTTAAATATGGTATTTTGCCAATGAGATTGCAAGAATTAGTTGAAATGTGTAATATGCATATTATGGGCTGTGAG atctaa
- the LOC122572739 gene encoding G2/mitotic-specific cyclin-B3: MAPSKILNIQNKQSGTNVTNTRKRIATRSQNSALNNVLVKPPVLGKDPRVKRKAEASPPKEKTTKRSALGNITNAIGKTLGTHQTQEPKKTVKKTAVTQVKPFTQTSSIRTLEKVVTKPEVIPQKPKPVPRVKPVKKDDGKVEIPSKIVKVRRSLDLEKSEDSSLYVSALDDIGDDSTKKSRKSNVQSEEIEKIDEKNEPSEPQVPAKVEEKVITNQLDAVPERTLPEGVQWDFDVENWLDPFQVSHYAMDIFNYLKEREHLFSIGDYMEKQVCLSRWMRALLVDWMVEVQESFELNHETLYLAVKLVDLYLTKVIVGKETLQLLGAASLFIASKYDERIPPMVEDFLYICDGAYTQRELIRMEMSILKVVDFDLGIPLSYRFLRRYARCAKVSMPTLTLARYILEYSLMDYSTIMFSDSKMAASALLLALQMKDLGGWTPTLKYYSGYSVDDIRDIVDIMNQGLHRKLKEDGLHRKHKETLTTIRNKYSHKIFFEVATLPLKDTLNI, encoded by the exons ATGGCTCCatcaaaaattttaaatatacaaaataaacaaaGTGGTACTAATGTGACaaatacaagaaaaagaatagcCACAAGAAGTCAAAATTCTGCACTAAACAATGTTTTAGTTAAGCCACCTGTTCTCGGTAAAGATCCCCGTGTCAAAAGAAAAGCAGAAGCATCCCCACCAAAAGAAAAGACAACAAAGAGATCTGCACTGGGAAATATTACTAAT gCAATTGGAAAAACATTGGGGACACATCAAACACAAGAACCAAAGAAAACAGTAAAAAAGACAGCTGTTACTCAAGTAAAACCCTTCACACAGACAAGTTCTATTAGAACGCTTGAAAAAGTTGTGACTAAGCCAGAGGTAATACCTCAAAAACCAAAGCCAGTGCCACGTGTGAAACCAGTAAAAAAGGATGATGGAAAAGTTGAAATACCTAGTAAAATTGTAAAGGTTAGACGTAGTTTAGATTTAGAAAAATCAGAGGACAGTTCTTTGTATGTAAGTGCATTAGATGATATTGGAGATGACAGTACAAAGAAATCCAGAAAAAGCAATGTACAG tcTGAAGAAATCGAGAAAATAGATGAAAAAAATGAACCAAGTGAGCCTCAAGTACCTGCaaaagttgaagaaaaagtaataacGAATCAATTGGATGCTGTTCCTGAAAGAACATTACCTGAGGGTGTTCAGTGGGATTTTGATGTAGAAAATTGGTTGGATCCATTTCAAGTTTCTCACTATGCCAtggatattttcaattatttaaaagaaagggAACATCTATTTTCAATTGGAGATTATATGGAAAAACAAGTATGCCTTTCACGATGGATGAGAGCTTTATTAGTTGACTGGATGGTAGAAGTTCAAGAATCCTTTGAACTCAATCATGAAACTCTATATCTGGCTGTGAAACTAGTTGACCTATACTTGACAAAAGTAATTGTTGGAAAAGAAACATTACAATTATTGGGAGCAGCAAGTCTTTTCATAGCAAGTAAATATGAT gaaagaatacCTCCAATGGTGGAagattttttgtatatatgtgACGGTGCTTACACACAaagagaattaattagaatgGAAATGAGCATATTGAAAGTAGTCGATTTTGATCTTGGTATACCACTTTCTTATCGATTTCTTCGACGATATGCTAGG TGTGCAAAAGTGTCGATGCCGACATTAACTTTAGCGCGATAtattcttgaatattcattaatgGATTATTCGACAATAATGTTCAGCGATAGTAAAATGGCTGCATCTGCACTCCTCCTAGCATTACAAATGAAAGATTTAGGAGGGTGGACTCCTactctaaaatattatagcggTTATAGTGTTGATGACATACGAGATATCGTAGATATTATGAACCAAGGGTTACATCGGAAACTTAAAGAAGATGGACTACATCGGAAACATAAAGAAACTCTCACCACTATACGCAACAAATACAGTCACAA gatATTTTTTGAAGTAGCAACGCTGCCATTAAAAgatactttaaatatataa